A region from the Alphaproteobacteria bacterium genome encodes:
- the rnd gene encoding ribonuclease D: MIITTTAELNKYCAAWSKEPYITVDTEFMREKTYWPILCLIQVGDKNGAAAIDPLAKDLDLSPFFDVMRNESVIKVFHAARQDIEIFVKLMGSVPHPVVDTQVAAMVTGFGEQASYETLVQKLCGQQIDKSMRFTDWSQRPLSKAHIEYALGDVTHLRIVYEKIYDKAKNSGRVEWMLEEMNDLTDIATYQLDPYKQWERIRSRTQKPKFMAVLRELAAWREQAAQSRNVPRGRICKDDALLEITAHPPHAIEDFERYRHARGMIANRDKPEIIEACKRALATPQSEWPHVETPRQLTQQQSALGELLRVLLRIKSDEHGVAAKLIATSDDIDQIVRHQDDHCHALRGWRMEVFGKDALALREGKLALSIDKKGLKLLSV, translated from the coding sequence ATGATTATTACAACCACCGCCGAACTTAATAAATATTGTGCCGCCTGGTCCAAAGAACCTTACATCACCGTTGACACCGAATTTATGCGGGAAAAGACATACTGGCCGATTCTGTGCCTGATCCAGGTTGGCGATAAGAATGGCGCGGCCGCCATCGACCCATTGGCCAAAGATTTAGACCTATCGCCGTTTTTCGATGTGATGCGGAACGAATCTGTGATCAAGGTATTTCACGCCGCGCGGCAAGATATAGAAATTTTTGTGAAATTGATGGGATCTGTTCCCCACCCCGTCGTCGACACGCAGGTCGCGGCAATGGTAACCGGTTTTGGCGAACAAGCCAGCTATGAAACATTAGTGCAAAAATTATGCGGCCAGCAAATCGACAAATCGATGCGCTTTACCGACTGGTCGCAGCGCCCATTATCCAAGGCGCACATCGAATACGCGCTGGGCGACGTTACGCATTTGCGCATCGTATATGAAAAAATTTATGACAAGGCAAAAAACTCCGGGCGTGTCGAATGGATGCTGGAGGAAATGAATGATCTGACCGATATTGCGACGTATCAATTAGATCCTTATAAACAGTGGGAACGAATCCGGTCCCGCACCCAGAAACCGAAATTCATGGCTGTTTTGCGCGAACTCGCCGCCTGGCGAGAACAAGCGGCGCAATCGCGCAATGTGCCTCGCGGCCGGATTTGCAAGGATGATGCGTTGCTGGAAATCACCGCGCATCCACCGCATGCGATTGAAGATTTCGAACGGTACCGCCACGCGCGCGGGATGATCGCCAACCGCGATAAGCCGGAAATTATCGAGGCGTGCAAACGCGCCCTCGCCACACCGCAAAGCGAATGGCCGCATGTGGAAACGCCGCGCCAATTGACGCAACAACAATCGGCCCTGGGCGAATTACTGCGCGTATTGTTGCGGATTAAATCGGATGAACATGGCGTTGCCGCCAAATTGATCGCCACGTCCGACGATATCGATCAAATTGTAAGGCACCAGGACGATCATTGCCACGCGTTGCGCGGCTGGCGCATGGAAGTATTCGGCAAAGACGCGCTTGCCTTGCGAGAAGGCAAACTGGCGCTTAGCATCGATAAAAAGGGATTGAAACTTCTTAGCGTGTAG